A single region of the Leptodactylus fuscus isolate aLepFus1 chromosome 5, aLepFus1.hap2, whole genome shotgun sequence genome encodes:
- the NFU1 gene encoding NFU1 iron-sulfur cluster scaffold homolog, mitochondrial has product MAVPLGRWMCGAAHLGVRLYRHTRASSYSTAAQTLYPFTARKTQLSLKTVLQNPARCMFIQTQDTPNPNSIKFIPGRAVLEGRTMDFPNPAAAFCSPLARHLFRVEGVKSVFLGTDFITITKESEDLDWNLIKPDVYATIMDFYSSGLPIITDDAPRNETAASEDDDEIVAMIKELLDTRIRPTVQEDGGDVLYKGFRDGVVQLKLQGSCTSCPSSIITLKNGIQNMLQFYIPEVEGVEQVIGGDDDENEVVGQNPSTSS; this is encoded by the exons GTTGTATCGTCATACAAGGGCTTCATCTTATTCCACAGCCGCCCAGACTCTTTATCCATTTACTGCCAGGAAAACCCAGCTGTCACTCAAAACAGTTCTTCAGAATCCAG CACGATGTATGTTCATCCAGACACAGGATACCCCAAATCCCAACAGCATCAAGTTCATCCCTGGAAGGGCAGTTTTGGAAGGAAGGACCATGGACTTCCCAAACCCTGCTGCTGCATTCTGCTCCCCATTAGCAAG ACATCTTTTTAGAGTTGAAGGAGTTAAGAGCGTTTTCCTGGGGACTGATTTCATTACTATTACAAAG GAGAGTGAAGATCTAGACTGGAACTTGATCAAGCCTGACGTCTATGCCACCATCATGGACTTCTATTCTTCAGGCCTCCCCATAATAACAGATGACGCCCCTCGCAATGAGACTG CTGCGTCGGAAGATGATGATGAGATTGTGGCAATGATCAAAGAACTCCTGGATACCAGAATCAG ACCAACGGTTCAAGAAGATGGCGGCGATGTACTGTACAAAGGCTTTCGGGATGGTGTTGTTCAGCTAAAGCTCCAGGGGTCCTGCACCAGTTGCCCCAGCTCCATTATCACACTGAAGAACGGCATTCAGAATATGCTGCAGTTCTATATCCCGGAAGTAGAGGGGGTAGAGCAG GTAATTGGTGGTGATGATGACGAAAATGAAGTTGTGGGCCAAAACCCCTCCACCTCTTCTTGA